Proteins from a single region of Phycisphaeraceae bacterium D3-23:
- a CDS encoding PSD1 and planctomycete cytochrome C domain-containing protein, with protein sequence MLHRLSPLLFAALLTGLGCAEQRQPAHEASLVKTSAVPAEFVAPTLRVVEDTAPEPVSFSRDIRPILSDKCFLCHGPDERMRDETGGLRLDIREEAIAFEAIVPGDTEASLLIHRVTSDRSRTVMPPPDSNLSLTEGEIELLTRWVAEGAPYEDHWAFVAPQRPAAPDAGAGWTRNDIDRFIHARLDDAGLAPSAEADKATLLRRATLALTGLPPTPDEVGAFLADERQDAYERAVDRLLDSPRFGEHQSRYWLDAVRYADTHGYHLDNERNVWPYRDWVIGALNDNLPYNDFIQQQLAGDLMPEPTTDQLVASGFIRMNPTTGEGGAINEEYIVKYAVDRVDTVSTVFLGMTVACAQCHDHKYDPVSQREFYQLFAFFNSTAEAAMDGNAIAPPPSIRVVTDAQRAEIAALNERAAAIDAEIAQRVASIAYTEPDLDALPAPDLAAENVWIEDDTPAGANLQGNGQDPHWRWVTGPDHPVHSGDRSTHRQAAGLNQHFFTGASEPLVINAGDVLFAWVYLDPANPPEVVQLQFNNGDWNHRARWGVNKAHAPNLTGAGNHEAGPLPPTGEWVKLEVPAETVGLAPGDRVNGWAFTQFGGSVYYDRAGVLVPDARYKFSRTIWEAQAQDDAAVPEAVRGMIAIPAADRTAEQDRLVLDHYLRHVHEPTREQLAPLEAERAQHLAQAQQIEAMAPTTLIAKELDMPRPAHILNRGEYDQPGEAVERGTPAALPAMPDGAPANRLGFAQWLTDPGHPLTARVAVNRVWQQYFGTGLVETAEDFGSQGAWPSHPELLDWLAVEFIASGWDVKHLHRLIVTSAAYRQTSRVTPELLERDPGNRLITRGPRFRLDAEVVRDQALFVSGLLVENIGGPSVKPYQPAGLWFAVGYSGSNTVRFVRDDGDALYRRSMYTFWKRTSPPPSLGLFDAPSRESCTVRRSRTNTPLQALVTLNDIQFVEAARVMAQRALHEGGDRLDEQINYAFMLAVGRAPQPRELEVLRRIHDEQLSVYTSDPAAAAALIAVGEAPADDSIAPADLAAMTIVTNTLLNLDEVLTLH encoded by the coding sequence ATGCTCCACCGCCTTTCCCCACTGCTCTTCGCCGCACTGCTCACCGGGCTCGGCTGCGCCGAACAGCGGCAGCCCGCGCACGAAGCCAGCCTGGTCAAGACTTCTGCAGTGCCCGCAGAGTTTGTCGCGCCGACATTGCGCGTCGTCGAGGACACAGCGCCCGAGCCCGTCTCCTTTAGCCGAGACATCCGGCCGATCCTGTCGGACAAGTGCTTCCTCTGCCACGGCCCCGACGAGCGCATGCGCGACGAGACCGGCGGGCTACGCCTCGATATCCGTGAAGAAGCGATCGCGTTTGAAGCGATCGTGCCCGGCGATACCGAAGCGTCGCTGCTCATCCACCGTGTCACCAGCGATCGATCACGGACGGTCATGCCGCCGCCCGACTCGAACCTGTCGCTGACCGAGGGAGAGATCGAACTGCTGACGCGGTGGGTCGCCGAGGGCGCGCCGTATGAAGACCACTGGGCGTTCGTCGCGCCGCAGCGCCCCGCCGCGCCCGACGCCGGCGCGGGCTGGACGCGCAACGACATCGACCGCTTCATCCATGCCCGGCTCGACGACGCGGGCCTCGCCCCCAGCGCCGAGGCCGACAAAGCCACCCTGCTCCGACGCGCCACGCTCGCGCTCACCGGGCTCCCGCCGACGCCCGACGAGGTCGGTGCCTTCCTCGCCGACGAGCGGCAAGACGCCTACGAGCGCGCCGTCGACCGCCTGCTCGATTCGCCACGCTTCGGCGAGCACCAGTCGCGCTACTGGCTCGACGCCGTGCGCTACGCCGACACGCACGGCTACCACCTCGACAACGAACGCAACGTCTGGCCCTACCGCGACTGGGTCATCGGCGCGCTCAACGACAACCTCCCCTACAACGACTTTATCCAGCAGCAGCTCGCCGGCGACCTGATGCCCGAGCCCACCACCGACCAGCTCGTCGCCAGCGGGTTCATCCGTATGAACCCGACGACCGGCGAGGGCGGCGCGATCAACGAGGAGTACATCGTCAAGTACGCCGTCGACCGCGTCGATACCGTCTCGACCGTCTTCCTCGGCATGACCGTCGCCTGCGCGCAGTGCCACGACCACAAGTACGACCCCGTCTCGCAGCGCGAGTTCTACCAGCTCTTCGCGTTTTTCAACAGCACGGCCGAGGCGGCGATGGACGGCAACGCGATCGCCCCGCCGCCGTCGATCCGGGTGGTCACGGATGCGCAGCGCGCCGAGATCGCGGCGCTCAACGAGCGCGCGGCCGCGATCGACGCCGAGATCGCACAGCGCGTCGCGTCGATCGCTTACACCGAGCCCGACCTCGATGCGCTGCCCGCCCCAGACCTCGCCGCCGAGAACGTCTGGATCGAAGACGACACCCCCGCCGGCGCGAACCTCCAGGGCAACGGGCAGGACCCGCACTGGCGCTGGGTCACCGGGCCCGACCACCCCGTCCACTCGGGCGATCGATCGACACACCGCCAGGCGGCCGGGCTCAACCAGCACTTCTTCACCGGCGCGAGCGAGCCGCTGGTCATCAACGCGGGCGATGTGCTCTTCGCGTGGGTGTACCTCGACCCGGCCAACCCGCCCGAGGTCGTGCAGCTCCAGTTCAACAACGGCGACTGGAACCACCGCGCCCGCTGGGGTGTCAATAAGGCGCACGCGCCGAACCTCACCGGCGCAGGCAACCACGAGGCCGGCCCGCTCCCCCCGACCGGCGAGTGGGTCAAGCTCGAGGTCCCCGCCGAGACCGTCGGGCTCGCGCCAGGCGACCGCGTCAACGGTTGGGCGTTCACACAGTTCGGCGGCAGCGTGTACTACGACCGCGCGGGCGTACTGGTCCCCGACGCGCGCTACAAGTTCTCGCGCACAATATGGGAAGCCCAGGCCCAGGACGACGCCGCAGTGCCCGAGGCCGTGCGCGGCATGATCGCGATACCCGCCGCCGACCGCACCGCCGAGCAAGACCGCCTGGTACTGGACCACTACCTCCGTCATGTGCATGAGCCGACCCGCGAACAGCTCGCCCCCCTAGAAGCCGAGCGCGCGCAGCACCTCGCGCAGGCGCAGCAGATCGAGGCGATGGCACCCACAACCCTCATCGCCAAAGAGCTCGATATGCCCCGGCCCGCGCACATCCTTAACCGCGGCGAGTACGACCAGCCCGGCGAAGCCGTCGAGCGCGGCACACCCGCCGCGCTGCCGGCGATGCCCGACGGCGCGCCCGCGAACCGGCTGGGCTTTGCGCAGTGGCTCACCGACCCGGGCCACCCGCTCACCGCCCGCGTCGCGGTCAACCGCGTCTGGCAGCAGTACTTCGGCACCGGGCTCGTCGAGACGGCCGAGGACTTCGGCAGCCAGGGCGCCTGGCCCAGCCACCCCGAACTGCTCGACTGGCTCGCGGTCGAGTTCATCGCGTCGGGCTGGGACGTCAAGCACCTGCACCGGCTGATCGTGACCAGCGCGGCCTACCGCCAGACGTCGCGGGTCACACCTGAGCTGCTCGAGCGCGACCCGGGCAACCGGCTGATCACGCGCGGGCCGCGCTTCCGCCTCGACGCCGAGGTCGTGCGCGACCAAGCGTTGTTTGTCTCCGGGCTCCTCGTCGAAAACATCGGCGGGCCCAGCGTCAAGCCCTATCAGCCGGCCGGTTTGTGGTTCGCGGTGGGCTACTCGGGGTCCAACACGGTGCGGTTTGTGCGCGACGATGGCGACGCCCTCTACCGCCGATCGATGTACACCTTCTGGAAACGCACGAGCCCACCGCCGTCGCTCGGGCTCTTCGATGCGCCGTCACGAGAATCCTGCACCGTCCGCCGATCGCGCACCAACACGCCGCTCCAGGCGCTCGTGACGCTCAACGACATCCAGTTCGTCGAGGCCGCGCGCGTGATGGCCCAGCGCGCGCTCCACGAAGGCGGCGATCGCTTAGACGAGCAGATCAACTACGCCTTTATGCTCGCCGTCGGGCGTGCGCCACAGCCGCGCGAGCTTGAAGTGCTGCGGCGGATCCATGACGAGCAGCTCTCCGTCTACACCTCAGACCCCGCCGCCGCCGCCGCGCTCATCGCCGTCGGCGAGGCGCCGGCCGACGACTCCATCGCCCCGGCTGACCTCGCGGCGATGACGATCGTGACCAACACCCTGCTCAACCTCGACGAAGTGCTGACGCTGCACTAA
- a CDS encoding DUF1501 domain-containing protein — protein sequence MDPRREHDLLMTRRQLFGKTATGVGALALSSLLGRDLASAVASNAANTPSPTSGGGGVLGAPHFAPKAKRVIYLFMSGGPAQHDMWDYKPALNDHYDEDLPDSIRNGQRITTMTSGQSRFPVAPSKYQFAQHGQNGTWVSELLPHTAKVVDDLCIIKSMHTEAINHDPAMTFIQTGHQQPGRPSMGAWVSYGLGSLNQDLPAFVVLHSTWSAQRDAQALFSRMWGTGFLPSEHQGVQLRTTGDPVLYLSDPAGIDRATRRRVLDGVAELNTMQHEHFGDPEINARIAQYEMAYRMQTSVPDLMDLSGESEQTLDMYGPDAQRAGTFAANCLLARRLAERDVRTIQIYHRGWDQHGNLTGDLPRQCSDIDQASAALITDLKQRGLLDETLVVWGGEFGRTVYCQGALSRQNYGRDHHPRCFTTWMAGGGVKPGLVYGATDDYGYNVTENPVHIHDLNATILHQLGVDHERLTYRYQGRRFRLTDVHGHVMHDLLK from the coding sequence ATGGACCCGCGACGCGAACACGACCTACTCATGACCCGCCGACAGCTCTTCGGCAAGACCGCCACCGGTGTCGGTGCGCTCGCGCTGAGTTCGCTGCTCGGCCGCGACCTCGCCTCGGCTGTCGCAAGCAACGCAGCGAACACCCCCTCCCCAACTTCCGGGGGCGGGGGCGTGCTCGGCGCGCCGCACTTCGCGCCCAAAGCCAAACGCGTCATCTACCTCTTCATGTCCGGCGGCCCGGCGCAGCACGACATGTGGGACTACAAACCCGCACTCAACGACCACTACGACGAAGACCTGCCCGACTCGATCCGCAACGGCCAACGCATCACAACCATGACCTCGGGCCAGTCCCGCTTCCCCGTCGCGCCGTCCAAGTACCAGTTCGCGCAGCACGGCCAAAACGGCACTTGGGTCAGTGAACTCCTCCCCCACACCGCGAAAGTCGTCGATGACCTCTGCATCATCAAGTCGATGCACACCGAAGCGATCAACCACGACCCCGCGATGACCTTCATCCAGACCGGCCACCAACAACCCGGCCGGCCGTCGATGGGCGCGTGGGTGTCGTACGGCCTGGGCTCGCTCAACCAGGACCTGCCCGCCTTCGTCGTCCTGCACTCGACCTGGAGCGCGCAGCGCGACGCCCAGGCGCTCTTCTCGCGCATGTGGGGCACGGGCTTTTTGCCCAGCGAACACCAGGGCGTCCAGCTCCGCACCACCGGCGACCCGGTGCTCTACCTCTCCGACCCCGCAGGCATCGATCGCGCAACGCGCCGACGCGTGCTCGACGGCGTCGCCGAGCTCAACACCATGCAGCACGAGCACTTCGGCGACCCCGAGATCAACGCCCGCATCGCGCAGTACGAGATGGCCTACCGCATGCAGACCTCCGTGCCCGACCTGATGGACCTCTCGGGCGAATCCGAACAAACCCTCGACATGTACGGCCCCGACGCGCAGCGGGCCGGCACCTTCGCCGCCAACTGCCTGCTTGCGCGCCGCCTCGCCGAGCGCGACGTCCGCACCATCCAGATCTACCACCGCGGCTGGGACCAGCACGGCAACCTCACGGGCGACCTCCCGCGCCAGTGCAGCGACATCGACCAGGCCTCGGCCGCCCTCATCACCGACCTCAAACAGCGCGGCCTCCTCGACGAGACCCTCGTCGTCTGGGGCGGCGAGTTCGGCCGGACCGTCTACTGCCAAGGCGCACTGAGCCGACAAAACTACGGCCGGGACCACCACCCCCGCTGCTTCACCACCTGGATGGCCGGCGGCGGCGTGAAGCCCGGCCTCGTCTACGGCGCGACCGACGACTACGGCTACAACGTCACCGAAAACCCCGTCCACATCCACGACCTCAACGCCACCATCCTCCATCAACTCGGCGTCGACCACGAACGACTGACCTACCGCTACCAGGGCCGACGGTTCCGACTCACCGATGTGCACGGCCACGTGATGCACGATCTATTGAAGTAA
- a CDS encoding DUF1549 domain-containing protein encodes MRQLYAILILGALLCTGCSQEEPGSQLSTTQTAALTSIATPTHRVAEGPVSYNRDIRPILSDNCFQCHGPDERMRDETGGMRLDVREEALSFEVIVPGDPDASPVMQRIRSTNRNTIMPPPETHRSVTPEEAELLARWIEEGARYEPHWAFIPPVAPELPEVSDTDWCRNDIDRFVLARLDAEGLSPSPEADKRTLIRRVSLDLTGLPPSPEEVDAFLADDSPDAYEKVVDRLLASPHYGERMALPWLDAARYADSNSYQFDDNRFAWPWRDWLIRTLNDNRPFDEAIVEMLAGDLLPDPTLDQRVATAFNRNHFINGEGGAIAEEVRFSYVLDRVETTSTTLLGMTFACAQCHDHKYDPVSHENYYQFFAFFGQTDENGGTQRNVETWDFRYRLANPMVSLATDEQQQELERLRARSRRRPTRTLNNTSARSIKNRRHGPRRSAPRRWPRCRR; translated from the coding sequence ATGCGTCAGCTCTATGCCATCTTGATCCTCGGTGCCCTGTTGTGCACGGGCTGTTCGCAGGAAGAGCCGGGCAGCCAACTTTCTACAACCCAAACTGCGGCGCTGACATCGATCGCGACGCCAACACACCGCGTCGCGGAAGGCCCGGTCTCCTACAACCGCGACATCCGGCCGATCCTGTCGGACAACTGCTTCCAATGCCACGGCCCCGACGAGCGCATGCGCGACGAAACCGGGGGGATGCGACTGGATGTGCGCGAAGAGGCGCTGTCCTTCGAGGTCATCGTCCCCGGCGACCCCGACGCGTCGCCGGTGATGCAGCGCATCCGTTCGACGAACCGGAACACCATCATGCCCCCGCCCGAGACGCACCGCAGTGTGACGCCAGAGGAGGCGGAACTGCTCGCGCGGTGGATCGAGGAAGGGGCCCGGTACGAGCCGCACTGGGCGTTCATCCCGCCGGTCGCGCCGGAGCTGCCGGAAGTGTCTGATACAGACTGGTGCCGTAACGACATCGACCGGTTCGTGCTGGCCCGGCTCGACGCGGAAGGACTCTCGCCCTCGCCCGAAGCCGACAAGCGCACGCTGATCCGCCGGGTGTCGCTGGACCTGACCGGGCTGCCGCCTTCGCCCGAAGAAGTGGACGCGTTCCTGGCGGACGACTCGCCCGACGCCTACGAAAAAGTCGTCGATCGGCTGCTCGCCTCACCGCACTACGGCGAGCGCATGGCGCTGCCCTGGCTCGACGCGGCGCGCTACGCGGACTCGAACAGCTACCAGTTTGATGACAACCGCTTCGCCTGGCCGTGGCGCGACTGGCTGATCCGCACGCTCAACGACAACCGCCCGTTCGACGAAGCAATCGTCGAGATGCTCGCCGGCGACCTGCTGCCCGATCCCACACTGGACCAGCGCGTCGCGACGGCCTTCAACCGCAACCACTTCATCAACGGCGAGGGCGGCGCGATCGCCGAGGAGGTCCGCTTCAGCTACGTCCTCGACCGTGTCGAGACGACCTCGACGACGCTGCTCGGCATGACCTTCGCCTGCGCCCAGTGCCACGACCACAAGTACGACCCGGTCAGCCACGAGAACTACTACCAGTTCTTCGCGTTTTTCGGCCAAACCGACGAAAACGGAGGGACGCAGCGCAACGTCGAAACATGGGACTTCCGCTACCGGCTGGCCAACCCGATGGTCTCGCTGGCGACGGACGAACAGCAGCAGGAACTCGAACGCCTGCGCGCGCGATCGAGGCGACGGCCTACGAGGACGTTAAACAACACGTCGGCACGATCGATCAAGAATCGGCGGCATGGGCCGCGTCGCTCAGCGCCGAGGAGATGGCCGCGCTGCCGGCGCTGA
- a CDS encoding DUF1553 domain-containing protein, protein MAALPALMREIVLRSRYREGFPLPQMQRKLRDYYATHIALIEAEWRPFYFAWIEAVKTRMAHEETLPWVMTMGDRAQPRDIRVHHRGQYNEPVGDPVEPGLPDALGGLPDELPRNRLGLAQWMVSDTNPLTARVLVNRQWQLFFGTGLVKTPEDFGLQSALPSNPALLDYLAVRYRDSWDTKQLVRMIVTSATYRQSSSMPPGLLERDPDNELLARGPRFRLPAMLLRDQALSVAGLLNNELFGPPVYPYQPAGLWIEVSYGQFEYHPSTGDDLYRRTLYTFFRRTIAPPNLFDNANRQACVVNPSLTNTPLHALTTLNDPTFIEAARGLALRALAQQPNAEPRTVLAEMFATVTLRPAEARELNILTAAYHREHERYAADPDAADDYLAIGELPTPDDQDRAHLAALASVGLTILNLDEALTKE, encoded by the coding sequence ATGGCCGCGCTGCCGGCGCTGATGCGCGAGATCGTGCTGCGCTCGCGCTACCGCGAGGGGTTTCCGCTGCCGCAGATGCAGCGGAAGCTGCGCGACTACTACGCGACCCACATCGCACTGATCGAGGCCGAGTGGCGGCCGTTCTACTTCGCGTGGATCGAAGCCGTGAAGACACGCATGGCGCACGAAGAAACCCTGCCCTGGGTCATGACCATGGGCGACCGCGCCCAGCCCCGCGATATCCGCGTCCACCACCGCGGGCAGTACAACGAGCCCGTCGGCGATCCCGTTGAGCCCGGCCTGCCCGACGCGCTGGGCGGCCTGCCCGATGAACTCCCGCGCAACCGGCTGGGGCTGGCGCAGTGGATGGTGAGCGACACCAACCCGCTCACCGCGCGCGTCCTCGTTAACCGCCAGTGGCAGCTCTTCTTCGGCACCGGCCTGGTCAAGACGCCGGAAGATTTCGGGCTGCAGAGCGCGTTGCCGAGTAATCCCGCATTGCTCGATTATCTCGCGGTGCGATACCGGGACAGCTGGGACACGAAGCAGCTTGTGAGAATGATCGTCACCAGCGCGACGTACCGCCAATCGTCTTCCATGCCGCCCGGGCTGCTTGAGCGCGACCCGGACAACGAACTGCTCGCGCGCGGGCCACGCTTCCGCCTCCCCGCCATGCTCCTGCGCGACCAGGCGCTTTCCGTCGCTGGGCTGCTCAACAACGAACTCTTCGGCCCGCCGGTCTACCCCTACCAGCCCGCCGGGCTCTGGATCGAGGTCAGCTACGGCCAATTCGAGTACCACCCAAGCACCGGCGACGACCTCTACCGCCGCACCCTCTACACCTTTTTCCGCCGAACCATCGCACCGCCCAACCTGTTCGACAACGCCAACCGCCAGGCGTGTGTCGTGAACCCGTCGCTCACCAACACGCCGCTGCACGCGCTCACGACGCTCAACGACCCGACGTTCATCGAAGCAGCGCGCGGCCTGGCGCTGCGCGCACTTGCACAGCAACCAAACGCCGAGCCGCGCACCGTCCTCGCCGAGATGTTCGCGACCGTCACGCTCCGCCCCGCCGAAGCACGCGAGCTGAATATCCTCACCGCCGCCTACCACCGCGAACACGAACGCTACGCCGCCGACCCCGACGCGGCGGATGACTACCTCGCCATCGGCGAACTGCCCACACCCGACGATCAAGACCGCGCCCACCTCGCCGCCCTCGCCAGCGTCGGCCTTACGATCCTCAACCTCGACGAAGCGCTGACCAAGGAATAG
- a CDS encoding DUF1501 domain-containing protein has product MPRRTNPPNLEHVPDTHPLLQMTRRTLLAKGALGLGTAALGSLIDPRNASASTSASPTATTSTTSPALPSPHHAPKAKRVIYLMMGGGPSHVDLFDPKPVMHQRAGEELPDSLMETTRRATTQGQKNFPVLPGRDPFVRYGDSGTELSSLIPHIGSVIDDCCLVRSAWTEAVNHAPAVTFNLTGSQIPGRPTAGAWASYGLGSMNEDLPSFVVMTSRDRENSCGQLLFDHYWGSGFLPAEYQGVKLRGQGDPVLYLNDPPGVTRDQRGQAIDDINTLNHFRHEQTNDPETAARIAQYELAYRMQMSVPELTDLSGESQETLDLYGPDVHRPGSFARHCLLARRLAERDVRFIQLMHAGWDQHSNLAYHLDVQCQDTDQPSAGLIKDLKRRGMLDDTLVIWSGEFGRTPFAQGNTASRNYGRDHHGNAFSFFMAGGGTKPGVVHGQTDDFAFNIVDKETTGVHVHDFQATLLHLLGINHERLTYRHQGRDFRLTDVHGRVVHELLK; this is encoded by the coding sequence ATGCCACGCCGAACCAACCCGCCCAACCTCGAGCACGTGCCCGACACCCACCCGCTCCTGCAGATGACCCGCCGCACCCTCCTCGCCAAGGGCGCACTCGGCCTCGGTACCGCCGCGCTCGGCTCGCTCATCGACCCCCGCAACGCGTCCGCCTCCACCTCCGCATCCCCCACCGCAACAACTTCAACCACCTCCCCCGCACTCCCGTCCCCCCACCACGCCCCTAAAGCCAAGCGCGTCATCTACCTCATGATGGGCGGCGGCCCCAGCCACGTCGACCTCTTCGACCCCAAGCCCGTCATGCACCAGCGCGCCGGCGAAGAACTCCCCGACTCTTTGATGGAAACCACCCGCCGCGCCACGACGCAGGGCCAGAAGAACTTCCCCGTCCTGCCCGGCCGCGACCCCTTCGTCCGCTACGGCGATAGCGGCACCGAGCTCTCCTCCCTCATCCCCCACATCGGCTCGGTCATCGACGACTGCTGTCTCGTCCGCTCCGCCTGGACCGAGGCCGTGAACCACGCACCCGCCGTCACCTTCAACCTCACCGGCAGCCAGATCCCCGGCCGACCCACCGCCGGCGCGTGGGCGTCCTACGGCCTGGGCTCCATGAACGAAGACCTCCCGTCCTTCGTCGTCATGACCTCGCGCGACCGCGAAAACTCGTGCGGCCAGCTCCTCTTCGACCACTACTGGGGCTCCGGCTTCCTCCCCGCCGAGTACCAGGGCGTCAAGCTCCGCGGCCAGGGCGACCCCGTCCTCTACCTCAACGACCCGCCCGGCGTCACGCGCGACCAGCGCGGCCAGGCCATCGACGACATCAACACCCTCAACCACTTCCGCCACGAACAAACCAACGACCCCGAGACCGCCGCACGCATCGCGCAGTACGAGCTCGCCTACCGCATGCAGATGTCCGTCCCCGAACTCACCGACCTCTCGGGCGAATCGCAGGAAACCCTCGACCTCTACGGCCCGGATGTCCACCGCCCCGGCTCGTTCGCGCGCCACTGCCTGCTCGCCCGCCGGCTCGCCGAGCGCGACGTCCGCTTCATCCAGCTCATGCACGCCGGCTGGGACCAGCACAGCAACCTCGCCTACCACCTCGACGTCCAGTGCCAGGACACCGACCAGCCCTCCGCCGGCCTCATCAAAGACCTCAAACGCCGGGGCATGCTCGACGACACGCTGGTGATCTGGTCCGGCGAGTTCGGCCGCACCCCCTTCGCCCAGGGCAACACCGCCAGCCGAAACTACGGCCGCGACCACCACGGCAACGCCTTCTCCTTCTTCATGGCCGGCGGCGGCACGAAGCCCGGCGTCGTCCACGGCCAGACCGACGACTTCGCCTTCAACATCGTCGACAAAGAAACCACCGGCGTCCACGTCCACGACTTCCAAGCCACCCTGTTACACCTCCTGGGCATCAACCACGAACGCCTCACCTACCGCCACCAAGGTCGCGACTTCCGCCTGACCGATGTCCACGGGCGCGTGGTGCATGAGCTGCTCAAGTAA